The window ATCCACCAGATATAGTAAAAAGTCAAAAAGTAACATCAAACTCTCTTATAACAGAATATGAAAATATAGCTTCTGATAACACTAATGTAGAACAGCGTATTATCATGCCAAAATCATACTTTAAAAGCTATGACAACGCTGATGTAATAAATAAGGATGCAAAAGAAATAATAATAGCTGATGAAAAAAAATACCAAGATGGTATAAATAATACAAATAATGCAATGCTTTTAATATTAATTGCAGATTTAATTCTTATCATCCTACCAATCATAATATACTTCAAGTATGGTCGTGAACATAAAATAAACTTTGAAACAAACTACTTAACAGATATACCATATAATGATTCACCTGCTGTTGTAAATGCACTAACAAACAAAGAATGTGGTGATATAACAATAGATGCATTCCAAGCAACACTATTAAACTTAATTGACCGAGGATATCTAAAAATTATATACTCAAATGAAAAAGACATGGTACTTAAGGTAAACTATGATAAATATGCAGATAATACAGAATTACTTGGATATGAAAATTCATTAATAAATTATCTACGTGAATTTGAAGATGAAGATAACAATGACTATATTTCACTAGAATATCTTAAAGATAATGAAGATCCACAACACTTTATAAAATACTTTAAAAGCTGGACTTCAACAGTAAGAGAAAATGAAAAACTTTATGAAAAAACAGTTAAAATATTTAATGATAAGGGCTACTGGTATGGTGAACTAGCATCAATACTTGGTATAATTTTCGGATTTTTAGCAATATGTGCAGGATTTATACTAGGACGTATTTATGCTTTACCTGTTATAATAGCTTCAGTAATTCTATTTGTAGAATCACTAATTATAGCTAGAATGCCAAGTGTATATTTTGGATCATATACAATTGAGGGTTGTGAATATGTGGGTAAATGGAATCTTTTCAAAAATTATATTAAAGATTATAGTTTAATTAAAGAATATCCACCACAATCAGTTCAAATATGGGGAAAATATCTTGTGTATGCTACAGCTTTAGGATGTGCTGAGTCTGTTGAGAAGAATATGCGTAAATACTTTAACACATTAAATCTCTCTGAGGATGAATTCTACTCATATCCACTACTTGGTGTAGGTTATGACATGGGATTTTTAATGATGTTTTCAACATTTAATCATTTAAACACAATACCTACCGCTAATTCAGATAATGACTTTGGAGATCTAGGATCTTTCGGAGATATTGGAGATATTGGTGGTGGAGGATTTGGTGGAGGTGGAGGTGGAGTATTCTAAGTAAAATATTTTGAATACTTTTTATCTTATAAAAAAAAATAGTAGAAAGATTATATATACTTCTTCAAATCCCTTTTTTTTCTTTTTTTTTTATTCAATTACATATGCTTTATGATTGCAGTGTGGACAGCCTTGATTTTCTGTTATATGATCATCTATCTGGTAGTCTTGTGATCTTTTAATTAGTAAATGTTTACAATGATGACAGTATGTATTATTTTTATATTGTTGTTTTGTTGTAATTTCAGGATACACATATTTAAAGCCCATCTGATTTAGTCTGTCACATGTTTTTAGCATGTATTTTTCATTTGTTGGTTTTATGTGTTTTAGTTTATATACTGGTATGAATTGTTTTATGTGTATTGGTATTTTTTCTGTGCTTATTTCCTTGATATATTCTGCAAATTCCACTACTTCTTTTGGTGTATCATTGTATTCTGGTATTAGTGTGTATTCAACTTCTAGGTGTATATGTTTTTTATAGTAGAAGTTGAGTGTTGAGATTATTGGTTTTAGTCGTCCTTTACATACTTGTTTGTAGTATGTATCACTTGGACTTTTAATATTTAGACATACTGCATCTATATAATCTTTTGTTTTTTCAAGAGCTTCAGGACTAGTAAATCCATTTGTAACAATTGCTGTTTTTATATTATACTCTTGTGCTATTTGTGCTGTTTTAATTATCCATTTTGGATGAATAGTTGGTTCTGAAAATTTCCATGTAATAGTTTCAGCATCATTATCATAAGCCATATTAACAATATCTCTAGGTGAATATTTAACCTTAGGAATAAGCAAGTCATTTTCAAACTGAGTTGTTTTATAATTTGTACATGATGGACATTGTAAGTTACAACCAATAAGACCAACACTTAATGTTTTACTGCCAGGTAGAAAATGATAAAAGTTACTTTCTATTGGTTCAACTTCTATGTTACATGTATATATACGATTTTCATCATCATAGAATGGATCTAGTTTACATTCTGTTTTGTTGGATTCCTCTGTTATTTCACAATAATTCGGACAAATATCACACTTCATACTACTTTTCACCACTTAAATGTTCATATCCTTGAGTTTTAACCTCAAATTCTTTACCATTATTTTCTAAAATTGTAATTTTATCATCACAGTTTACATATCCGATAACTGTAATGTCCTCTAATTGATCTTTATATTTTATATACTCATTTTCATCTAAAATAAGAAGTAATTCAAATTCTTCACCAAAATGAAGTAAATAATCATTTAATTTTTTATTATTACGTTTTGCTACTTGTTTTATATATTTATTATATGGAATTAATTCTTTATTAATTTTAAACCCATATCCATTGTTATTATCATGTAAATGACCAAGTTCAACAGCAAGTCCATCTGTAATATCTGTCATTGCCATAATTAGCTTTGGATGTTTATGTAGAAATTTAAATGTATCATATGGAATTGTTGGTTTTATAAATGAATCAATAATCTCTTGTTTTTCAATTTCTGGTATATCAGCATCTTCATGATATATCAGATCATATGCTGCTGCTGGTGATCCTAGTTTTCCTGTAACAGCTATTAGGTTGTTTTTTTGTATGTTATTTAGAAATTTAATATTTCCATCTGATATTCCTACACTTGTTGCTGATATTATAATTTCATCTGATGTGTTTAAATCTCCACCAATTAGTGTTATATCGTATTTTTCACATGTATCAAGAATTCCATCAATGAGATTGTCAAACTCATCTATACTCATAGTTGGTGGTAATCCTAGTGATATTAGTATGGATTCTGGTTTTGAGTTCATTGCTATTATGTCACTTACATTCACACATACACTTTTTGCTCCCATATCATATGGTGTCATTTTTTTTGGAAAGTGTGTGTGTTCTATTAGCATATCAGTACTTAGGGTGGTATATTTTGTAGTGTTAGGTTGGATTGCTGCATCATCATGATAGCTTTGTATTATCATAGGATGTGTATTTGGAAGTTTTTCATCTCTTTTTTTAAGTAAACGTCTTATGAGCTTTTTTTCTCCTAGTTGTGAAATTTTCATAGTAAATCCTTTAAAAAATAATCTTATAAATAGTATTCTTCTTTTATTTTTTTAATAAAAAAATGTAAAAAAAAGAAAAATTTTGTGGTGGAGAGGTTTATATATTATCTTTTAGTTGTTATTATTTTTATTCAAGGTGTGGTTCTATACGACTTGTAATAATATCAACTATTGCATCATCAGCACCAAGTGGTTCTGTGTATATGATTTCACCATCAAATTCAACTGTTTGAGGTTCTTCATCATGGTGATGATGATGGTGGTGTCCATGTCCATGTCCGTGTCCGTGGTGGTGTCCATGTTCATGGTCGTGATCATGGTGGTGGCAGTGGTGTTCTTCTTCCCCGTTTGCTTTTGCAATTTCTGCTTCAACATCAGCTGGTTCAAGTCCTAGTATTGTTGGAATATCACGTTTTGTGTGCATTCCGTGTGCTAGAAATACTGGTGTTACAATAATTCTATCTACACCTTTTTCTTTAAGGGTGTTAAATGCTGTTGGTATGTTTGGTTCTGCAAGTTCCATGAATCCTACTTCTATTTCGTAGTCTGGTTTGGTTTCTGCATATTTTTCTGCTAGTGTGTATACTACTTCTTTGTTGTATGGTAGTCTACTTCCATGTCCTATTAATAATATTCCTGTATTATTCTTTGAGTTTGAATTTGTATCCATATGTGATAACTCCGTCTTTTCCTTCTTCTCTTATTTTTCTAAATATGACTTCTACTTCATCACCAATATTTAATTCATCCACATCACAGTCTGCGATTTGTGCTGTTATTTTTGCTCCTTCATCAAGTTCTATGATTGCTACAGCATATGGTGAGTTTGTTTTAAATTCATCTGTTGCTGCATGAATTACTGAAAATGAATATATTTTACCGGTTCCTTTGAATTGGAGGTCTTCTATTTCACCGTGGCTTCTACAATTAGGGCAAACTACTTTTTTAGGAAAAAAGGTTGTATTACATGTTTTACACTTAGTTCCTATTAAGTTGTATCGTTGATCGTTATGACGCCATCCTTTTATAATGTCACTCATGATTACTTACTCCTCCGATTTTTTTTTAGATAAATAATTTTTTTTTGTATAAAAATTTTTTTTTAATTATTTTTTTTTCTTTATCAAATTAATAAAGAGTTCATTAATTATTATTTTTATTTAATATTTATGTTATATATTATTATTGATAATTCATTATAAAAATTGGAAAAAATGTAGTTAATAAAAAAAAAGGGGTATTTGGTGGTGAGTAAAAAGACTTTTTTTTTTTACATGTGTTTGCTGATTCTTTCATCTATTATATCAACAATTATATCATCAGCACCAAGTGGTGTTGTTAGAGTTATTTCACCATCAAAGTCTACTGTGTCATATGCTTTGTTTGGTGGATTGTAGTTTTCAACAGGTTGTACTTCAAGATTAAGTGTTGATGGAATATCTATTTTTGTGTGTATTCCTTCAGCTAGAAATACTGGATTTGCAATAATATTTTCAACACCTTTTTGTTTTAATTTTTCTACTGCATCTGGTATTGTTGGTGTACTAAGTTGCATAAATCCTACTTCAATGTTATAATCTGGGTTATCATCAATGTATTTTTGTGCTATTTCTTCAACTACTTCGTTGTTATATGGTAGTGTACTTCCATGTCCTATTAGGAGAATTCCTGTGTTATCTGGGTTTTTATCAGGATGTTCTAGTTCTTGGTTTATTTTATCTGTTATTATTTCTGCAATTTTATCATCAGCACCAATTGGTGGAAGATATATAATTTCACCATCAAAATCTACTGTGTCTGATTTTGCTTCATGGTGATGATGATGGTGATGGTGGTGTGCGTGGTCATGGTCATGGTCGTGATCGTGATGATGGTGTACGTGGTGTGATTGGAATTGTTTCATTTCTTCTGTTTCAAGACCAAGTATTGTTGGTATGTCAACACGTGTATGCATTCCATTAGCAAGGAATATTGGATTTACTATTATACGATCTACTTCTTTTTCTTTAAGAGTATTGAAAGCTGTTGGAATATTTGGTTCTACAAGTTCCATAAATCCTACATCTACATGGTAGTCTGGATGTAATTGTGCGTATTTTTCTGCAACTTCTGTTACTACTTTTTTATTGTATGGTAGTCTACTTCCATGACCTATAAATAAAATTCCTGTATTTTGTGTCATATTTTTCCTTAATCTCCATTTATTTGTGTAATTTTTTTCATTGTTTTTATGGGTTGTATTACTTATTTTTAAATAAACACAAAAAAAGTAATACTTTTAACTATATTTTTTATTAATTATATGTTTTATAATAAATGATTATTAAAACTATTTACTTAAAAAAAAATATCTAAAAAATTACAATTAATATAACAAAAGAAAAAAATAAAATAAGAAAAAAAGGGGGGGGGGGAAGATATTTTTTTATTCTATTAATTTTTTGTAACAGTTAATGTTGAATTTGCTTCAATACGGTTATATTTATCATCTGATGCTACTGCTGTTAATATGTAATCTTTTGCTGAATAATTACTTGGTATCATATATTCAATTGTTGCTATTCCATTTTTAACTTCTGATATTATTGTGTTTCCTTCATCATCTTTTAATGTTTTACCATTAAGTTTAAATATAACTTTTCCAGTATTTACTTGATTGTTTTGCATGTCATTTACTGTTGCTTTTAGTATTGTTTTACTACCTTTACATACAACAACCGGATCAACTTCAATTTTTACATCATATTTTTTTATTGTTAATGTTGTTGTACTGTTAGATTTTGCATATTGATTATTTCCACCATATACTAGATAAATTTCATGTTCTCCTGGTTTATATTTGCTTGTATCAAGGCTTATTTGTGCAATACCATTTGTGATTTTTACAACTTCTACTGTTTTCTGATCAACTTTAAATGCTACTTTTCCATCATAGATAATATTTCCATCTTCACCTAATATTATAGCTGTTATATTAGTCATTTTACCATTATTTACAACTGTTGGAAGAATAATATTGCTATCAAGTCTAGTTATAGCAAATGAACTACTATTATAACCTACTGCTCTTGAATAATTTCTACCAGCATATACTACATCAACAAGTAATTCATCACCCTCATTACCTGTAATGGTATAATTGATAGAAGCTGTTGTACTGTTTTGTGCTTCTACTGTTCCAATTTCTTTTCCATTTACATAGAATGTGAAATATCCTTTCTGATCTCTGAAGTTATAGTTACAACTTGAGTTTAATGTTATGGTATTTCCTACTTTTATAATATCACGAGTTGTAATCCTTGTATAATATGCTGCTCCTGAGTGGTTGTTGTTTTTTAATGTATTTTTACCCATTGATTCTTCATTATAATATTGATATACAGCTTTATCTCCAGATAAAGTACTACTTTTAAGTGAACTATCTTCTATGGTGTTATTTTCTCCTCCAATAATTTCAATAGCATAACAATTACCTTTAAATTCAATGTTACTATTTGATATTGTGTTATTGTTTGAATTTATAATTGTTATAGGAGAAGTATTAAAGTGAGTGAACATATTAATTCCTATTCCCATAAATAGGTTATTATTTGAATTTTCTTCAATTATTATTGCTTTTCCACAACCATCATCATTATTATTGATTATATTACCTGTTGCTGTTATCATATTATTTGATGAATTTGTAAGTATGATTCCATTTGAATATATATTTGATGCATTTAGCATTATTCTGTTTTCATTTGAGTTATTTAATATTATAAGATTAGATGATCTTATTGATGCTGATATATTTATCATGTTTTGTTTTGCATTATTTAGTAGTACTCCTGTTGAATTATTGAAATATCTTAAGTATATACTTTTTATTTTTATATTATTTTGTTTTCCTTTAACTTCAAATGCTGTGATGTTACTTGTTTGTGTATTTTCTTCATCACCTGATATTGAGTTTACTTGTATTTTGTTTCTATTTCCTAGTATTGTTATTATTGTTCTGTTTTGTGATTTAGTTGTTGCTGCACTTATTGTTCCAAGATCTATATTTGTATTATTTGCATTGATTATTATTTTTGTGTTTTCTCCTTGAATATTTATATTTGTAATATTTGTGTAATTTGCATTAATTATTAATGTTGAATTTATAAGTGATGTTATACCTTCACTTGTTATATTAATAGCATGAGTTATGTTTAATGTTTTATTATATAGGTTTCCAGCTAGTATTATGTTGTATTTGTTTGGTACATTATCACGTAATTGTCCTTTTTCATCAAAGAATTGATTATATGTTTCTTCATTTAGGTAATAGTTTAATGCTTCTTCAGGTATGTTTTCAAATAT of the Methanosphaera cuniculi genome contains:
- a CDS encoding DUF2207 domain-containing protein; the protein is MFNKKYVKYFIVLSTILLMMLAPIYSLGDYSITNVNEDMTVLDDGTAQITQTITYNITGEINGVYRTIPLSGNQSIENLTVTTPGYYNELEVQNTSTGQEVKVWLYKDKEKTQKVSDAIVNVTYHYNFLKGVKIYNDIAEVQYNVWGDSWDSEVDNLHSTLTIPGPMNEAQYWLNPPDIVKSQKVTSNSLITEYENIASDNTNVEQRIIMPKSYFKSYDNADVINKDAKEIIIADEKKYQDGINNTNNAMLLILIADLILIILPIIIYFKYGREHKINFETNYLTDIPYNDSPAVVNALTNKECGDITIDAFQATLLNLIDRGYLKIIYSNEKDMVLKVNYDKYADNTELLGYENSLINYLREFEDEDNNDYISLEYLKDNEDPQHFIKYFKSWTSTVRENEKLYEKTVKIFNDKGYWYGELASILGIIFGFLAICAGFILGRIYALPVIIASVILFVESLIIARMPSVYFGSYTIEGCEYVGKWNLFKNYIKDYSLIKEYPPQSVQIWGKYLVYATALGCAESVEKNMRKYFNTLNLSEDEFYSYPLLGVGYDMGFLMMFSTFNHLNTIPTANSDNDFGDLGSFGDIGDIGGGGFGGGGGGVF
- a CDS encoding radical SAM protein, giving the protein MKCDICPNYCEITEESNKTECKLDPFYDDENRIYTCNIEVEPIESNFYHFLPGSKTLSVGLIGCNLQCPSCTNYKTTQFENDLLIPKVKYSPRDIVNMAYDNDAETITWKFSEPTIHPKWIIKTAQIAQEYNIKTAIVTNGFTSPEALEKTKDYIDAVCLNIKSPSDTYYKQVCKGRLKPIISTLNFYYKKHIHLEVEYTLIPEYNDTPKEVVEFAEYIKEISTEKIPIHIKQFIPVYKLKHIKPTNEKYMLKTCDRLNQMGFKYVYPEITTKQQYKNNTYCHHCKHLLIKRSQDYQIDDHITENQGCPHCNHKAYVIE
- the thiL gene encoding thiamine-phosphate kinase, with translation MKISQLGEKKLIRRLLKKRDEKLPNTHPMIIQSYHDDAAIQPNTTKYTTLSTDMLIEHTHFPKKMTPYDMGAKSVCVNVSDIIAMNSKPESILISLGLPPTMSIDEFDNLIDGILDTCEKYDITLIGGDLNTSDEIIISATSVGISDGNIKFLNNIQKNNLIAVTGKLGSPAAAYDLIYHEDADIPEIEKQEIIDSFIKPTIPYDTFKFLHKHPKLIMAMTDITDGLAVELGHLHDNNNGYGFKINKELIPYNKYIKQVAKRNNKKLNDYLLHFGEEFELLLILDENEYIKYKDQLEDITVIGYVNCDDKITILENNGKEFEVKTQGYEHLSGEK
- the cfbA gene encoding sirohydrochlorin nickelochelatase, with amino-acid sequence MDTNSNSKNNTGILLIGHGSRLPYNKEVVYTLAEKYAETKPDYEIEVGFMELAEPNIPTAFNTLKEKGVDRIIVTPVFLAHGMHTKRDIPTILGLEPADVEAEIAKANGEEEHHCHHHDHDHEHGHHHGHGHGHGHHHHHHHDEEPQTVEFDGEIIYTEPLGADDAIVDIITSRIEPHLE
- a CDS encoding Zn-ribbon domain-containing OB-fold protein, with protein sequence MSDIIKGWRHNDQRYNLIGTKCKTCNTTFFPKKVVCPNCRSHGEIEDLQFKGTGKIYSFSVIHAATDEFKTNSPYAVAIIELDEGAKITAQIADCDVDELNIGDEVEVIFRKIREEGKDGVITYGYKFKLKE
- the cfbA gene encoding sirohydrochlorin nickelochelatase gives rise to the protein MTQNTGILFIGHGSRLPYNKKVVTEVAEKYAQLHPDYHVDVGFMELVEPNIPTAFNTLKEKEVDRIIVNPIFLANGMHTRVDIPTILGLETEEMKQFQSHHVHHHHDHDHDHDHAHHHHHHHHHEAKSDTVDFDGEIIYLPPIGADDKIAEIITDKINQELEHPDKNPDNTGILLIGHGSTLPYNNEVVEEIAQKYIDDNPDYNIEVGFMQLSTPTIPDAVEKLKQKGVENIIANPVFLAEGIHTKIDIPSTLNLEVQPVENYNPPNKAYDTVDFDGEITLTTPLGADDIIVDIIDERISKHM
- a CDS encoding Ig-like domain-containing protein, which translates into the protein MNSKLPRYNGGITGNTIISSSNSTIGILLKECRNLSVTKSNKINITGPNIIGILLDQTRNMSINGTIMSLSGEKITLIKLENTNQTNITSNTMESITKDKKIAPVQLNNAEETNIYNNSIITTSEYAINIDAKSSKSIITSNKLYASNIGDNAVSKQSNNKVEIFENIPEEALNYYLNEETYNQFFDEKGQLRDNVPNKYNIILAGNLYNKTLNITHAINITSEGITSLINSTLIINANYTNITNINIQGENTKIIINANNTNIDLGTISAATTKSQNRTIITILGNRNKIQVNSISGDEENTQTSNITAFEVKGKQNNIKIKSIYLRYFNNSTGVLLNNAKQNMINISASIRSSNLIILNNSNENRIMLNASNIYSNGIILTNSSNNMITATGNIINNNDDGCGKAIIIEENSNNNLFMGIGINMFTHFNTSPITIINSNNNTISNSNIEFKGNCYAIEIIGGENNTIEDSSLKSSTLSGDKAVYQYYNEESMGKNTLKNNNHSGAAYYTRITTRDIIKVGNTITLNSSCNYNFRDQKGYFTFYVNGKEIGTVEAQNSTTASINYTITGNEGDELLVDVVYAGRNYSRAVGYNSSSFAITRLDSNIILPTVVNNGKMTNITAIILGEDGNIIYDGKVAFKVDQKTVEVVKITNGIAQISLDTSKYKPGEHEIYLVYGGNNQYAKSNSTTTLTIKKYDVKIEVDPVVVCKGSKTILKATVNDMQNNQVNTGKVIFKLNGKTLKDDEGNTIISEVKNGIATIEYMIPSNYSAKDYILTAVASDDKYNRIEANSTLTVTKN